A stretch of Lactuca sativa cultivar Salinas chromosome 6, Lsat_Salinas_v11, whole genome shotgun sequence DNA encodes these proteins:
- the LOC111898758 gene encoding cellulose synthase-like protein G2 — protein sequence MSLLTPHPATAATPPLHTSHLLRRTTINRAFAIIYASAILALLYYHLLTLRHSTTFISSATTVILLVADIVLAFMWTTTTSFRLFPTDRKVFPENLGKVIEKKDFPALDIFICTADPYKEPPMNVVNTALSLMAYDYPPEKISVYVSDDGGSELTLFAFFEAAKFAKIWLPFCRDNNITDRCPEAFFRSNGITFSDGAKIKSMYEKMRIKVESVVERGNINPEYITNEEEQIAFNKWSKGFSRHEHPAVIQVLLESRQDRDIEEHPMPNLIYVSREKNKASPHNFKAGALNTLLRVSAIMTNAPIVLTQDCDMYSNDPKTPQQMLCFYLDESIRYNLGYIQFPQRFHGINKADIYSSEYKRLYVINPGGMDGLKGPCYVGSGCFFVRRVFFGGPSSPELPEVCELWPDHVVKKPIKSQEIVDLAHGVACSNYENNSSWGSKMGFRYGSLSEDFFTGLHQHCRGWKSLFFHPRRPAFLGDLPITLFDALTQNRRWCIGLLEVVFSKYNPLTFGSRFMGPLMGLAYAHNAFWPIWSIPIYIYSFIPQLALLNRISVFPKVTDYWFLLYVFLFLGANIQDCLDFMLAQGSFQQWWNDQRMWFIRGLSSYIFGFIEFSIKRLGIASKGFHVTNKVVDNEQSKRYDNGVFEFSVPSPMFVPLATVAIVNLVAFVFGILQILKGGNVNGLFGQMFLACFGLVNSWPIYKAMVWRTDNGRMHRSINVTSTLFGLTLCMLVRLVPNA from the exons ATGTCCCTCCTCACTCCTCACCCGGCCACCGCCGCCACTCCACCGCTTCACACCTCCCACCTCCTCCGCCGCACCACCATTAACCGCGCATTCGCCATAATCTACGCTTCCGCCATCTTGGCTTTGCTCTACTACCACCTCCTCACCCTCCGTCATTCCACCACATTcatctcctccgccaccaccgtCATTCTCTTGGTCGCCGACATCGTCCTTGCCTTCATGTGGACAACCACCACCTCCTTCAGACTCTTCCCCACCGACCGGAAAGTTTTTCCCGAGAATCTTGGGAAGGTTATTGAGAAAAAAGATTTTCCGGCGTTAGACATATTCATCTGCACGGCAGATCCCTACAAGGAGCCGCCAATGAATGTGGTGAACACGGCGTTGTCTTTGATGGCTTATGATTATCCGCCGGAGAAGATCTCCGTGTATGTTTCCGATGACGGTGGCTCGGAGCTTACACTTTTTGCTTTCTTTGAGGCTGCAAAGTTTGCAAAGATTTGGTTGCCGTTTTGTAGGGATAATAACATCACCGACAGATGCCCGGAGGCTTTTTTCCGATCAAATGGCATTACATTTTCCGACGGCGCCAAGATCAAG TCAATGTATGAGAAAATGAGAATAAAAGTCGAAAGCGTAGTCGAAAGAGGAAACATAAATCCTGAGTATATCACAAATGAAGAGGAACAAATAGCTTTCAACAAATGGAGCAAAGGGTTCAGTCGTCATGAACATCCAGCAGTTATTCAG GTTTTGTTAGAAAGTAGACAAGATAGAGACATTGAAGAGCATCCAATGCCAAATCTTATATATGTTTCAAGGGAAAAAAATAAGGCCTCACCACACAACTTTAAGGCTGGTGCCCTTAATACATTG CTTCGTGTATCGGCTATAATGACAAATGCACCTATAGTCCTAACTCAAGATTGTGACATGTACTCAAATGATCCAAAAACGCCTCAACAAATGCTATGTTTTTATTTGGATGAATCAATCCGATACAATTTAGGGTATATTCAGTTCCCACAACGGTTTCATGGTATAAATAAAGCGGACATTTATAGTAGCGAATATAAACGTCTTTATGTGATAAATCCTGGAGGTATGGATGGTCTTAAAGGCCCGTGTTATGTTGGGAGTGGTTGCTTTTTTGTTCGCCGTGTGTTTTTCGGCGGGCCATCGTCACCCGAATTACCCGAAGTATGTGAACTTTGGCCCGATCATGTCGTCAAAAAGCCCATTAAAAGCCAAGAAATTGTTGATTTGGCCCATGGAGTTGCATGCTCAAATTACGAAAATAATTCCTCTTGGGGTTCGAAG ATGGGTTTCAGATATGGGTCATTATCTGAAGATTTTTTTACAGGCCTTCATCAGCATTGCAGGGGATGGAAGTCATTATTTTTCCATCCCAGAAGGCCCGCCTTTTTAGGTGATCTACCAATCACACTATTCGATGCACTAACTCAAAACAGAAGGTGGTGCATCGGTCTGCTAGAGGTTGTATTTTCAAAATACAACCCGTTAACGTTCGGTAGTCGCTTCATGGGCCCTTTAATGGGCCTTGCTTATGCACACAATGCGTTTTGGCCTATTTGGTCAATCCCAATCTATATATACTCTTTCATCCCTCAACTAGCACTCCTCAATCGTATATCTGTCTTCCCGAAG GTCACAGATTACTGGTttcttttgtatgtttttttgttTCTTGGGGCCAACATTCAAGACTGTCTTGATTTTATGTTGGCCCAGGGTTCATTCCAACAATGGTGGAATGACCAACGAATGTGGTTCATACGAGGTCTCTCATCGTATATATTTGGGTTCATTGAATTCTCCATTAAACGTTTGGGTATTGCTTCAAAAGGGTTTCATGTGACAAACAAAGTGGTTGACAATGAACAAAGCAAGAGATACGACAATGGGGTTTTTGAATTTAGTGTCCCCTCACCAATGTTTGTGCCTTTAGCAACGGTTGCAATCGTCAATTTGGTTGCATTTGTGTTTGGCATTTTGCAAATTTTAAAAGGAGGAAACGTTAATGGACTTTTTGGGCAAATGTTTCTAGCTTGTTTTGGGCTTGTGAATTCTTGGCCCATTTATAAAGCTATGGTATGGAGGACTGATAATGGGAGAATGCATAGAAGTATAAACGTAACTTCTACATTGTTTGGACTCACATtgtgtatgctagttaggcttgtACCAAATGCGTAA